In Nitrosarchaeum koreense MY1, one genomic interval encodes:
- a CDS encoding shikimate kinase, which translates to MAKAMATVHGAVSLVNAIATHKGATLGIELKVDAIIETSPGKGIFIQSENKSLSSRLINKTIEKILSKKEIEENRIDVTLNSEIPTGYGLKSSSAISSAIALACAKIFKPKLTDKQILLAGVDASLESKVSITGAYDDACSCYYGGFNVTDNLKKNRIHSEKAPVNLIAVIFIPKNRKRGNLKNLKILSDVFNGAWELAKKAEYWNAMNINGLATAAILNSDPKIIINLLEKGALGASVSGNGPAIAAVTKKENESNIKKVFSVLEGNVIVSKINNKKAEVHEL; encoded by the coding sequence ATGGCAAAAGCTATGGCTACAGTACACGGTGCAGTATCACTTGTAAATGCAATTGCTACCCACAAGGGCGCAACATTAGGCATTGAATTGAAAGTAGATGCAATAATTGAGACCAGTCCAGGCAAAGGAATTTTCATTCAGTCAGAAAACAAGAGCCTAAGTTCAAGATTAATAAATAAAACTATAGAAAAAATACTTTCAAAAAAAGAGATTGAAGAAAACAGGATTGACGTTACACTAAATTCAGAAATACCTACAGGATATGGATTAAAAAGTTCAAGTGCAATTTCATCAGCAATCGCTCTTGCATGTGCAAAAATATTCAAACCAAAATTAACAGATAAACAAATTTTACTTGCAGGAGTTGATGCATCATTAGAATCTAAAGTAAGCATAACTGGAGCATATGATGATGCATGTTCATGTTATTATGGAGGATTCAATGTAACTGACAATCTTAAAAAAAATAGAATTCATTCAGAAAAAGCACCTGTAAATTTAATTGCAGTGATATTTATTCCTAAAAATAGAAAACGAGGAAATTTAAAAAATCTAAAAATTCTTTCAGATGTATTTAATGGCGCATGGGAGTTAGCAAAAAAAGCAGAGTATTGGAATGCAATGAACATCAATGGATTAGCAACAGCTGCAATATTAAATTCAGATCCGAAAATAATTATTAATTTATTGGAGAAAGGAGCGCTAGGAGCATCAGTTTCAGGGAACGGTCCTGCAATTGCAGCTGTGACAAAAAAGGAAAATGAATCAAACATAAAAAAAGTATTTTCAGTATTAGAAGGAAATGTAATAGTATCCAAAATCAATAACAAAAAGGCCGAAGTACATGAATTGTAA
- the aroE gene encoding shikimate dehydrogenase: MSKTFAVIGDPIDHSLSPNIHSAAFRELNLDCSYIAYKIAKDELEEGIESLKKIKISGFNVTIPHKVEMMKYLDKLDESCSIIGAVNTVTNDNGILKGYNTDMDGFLEPFKKRNLNIRNLKVLLLGAGGAARAIVVGFAKEHAKSITIANRTLENANKISEFANKIGLKANPIRIDEIGETTKNYDVIVNATSVGLKNEPSIISLDGINSKTIVYDIVYSPINTDFIKKAKEKGAIVIYGYEMLLGQASRAFQIWHGVEAPYNAMKKALLGGV, from the coding sequence ATGTCAAAAACATTTGCAGTTATTGGAGATCCTATTGATCATTCATTATCACCAAATATTCATAGTGCAGCATTTAGAGAATTGAATTTGGATTGCTCATATATCGCATACAAAATAGCAAAAGACGAATTAGAAGAAGGAATAGAATCACTTAAAAAAATTAAGATATCTGGATTTAATGTTACAATTCCACATAAAGTTGAAATGATGAAATACCTGGATAAATTAGACGAATCTTGTAGCATTATAGGTGCAGTGAATACAGTTACAAACGATAATGGAATTTTAAAAGGATACAATACAGATATGGACGGATTTTTAGAACCATTTAAAAAAAGAAATTTGAACATAAGAAATTTGAAAGTTTTACTATTAGGAGCAGGTGGTGCTGCAAGAGCTATTGTAGTAGGATTTGCAAAAGAACATGCAAAAAGTATCACCATAGCAAACAGAACTTTAGAAAATGCAAATAAGATCTCAGAGTTTGCAAATAAAATTGGATTAAAAGCAAATCCAATTAGAATAGACGAGATAGGAGAGACGACAAAAAATTATGATGTGATCGTAAATGCTACATCAGTAGGATTGAAAAACGAACCAAGTATTATTTCACTTGATGGAATTAACTCAAAAACAATTGTGTATGATATAGTATATTCTCCAATAAATACAGATTTTATAAAAAAAGCAAAAGAAAAAGGTGCCATTGTAATTTATGGCTATGAAATGCTATTAGGTCAAGCATCTAGAGCGTTTCAAATATGGCATGGTGTAGAAGCACCTTATAATGCCATGAAAAAAGCATTGTTAGGAGGAGTATAA